gaagaaattcttggctatgaggggggtgagcccctggcccaggttgcccagagaagctgtggctgccccatccctggaggggttcaaggccaggttggacagggcttggagcaacctgggctggtgggaggtgtccctgcccagggcagggggtggaacgggatgatctttaaggtcccttcccacccaaaccactcggtggttctgtgattctgatccTGGCTCCCTGAGCCAACTCTGTCGAGGGCACAGACACACTCCGTATTTTGGAGCACGTTTCCCCACGTCCGTCCCCACCCCACctgcagcccaggcctcccagcGGCTCTTCCTCTTCCAGATTTCTCCAACAGCACCAGCGAGCCCAGCATCCCAGGCTACAAGCCCAGGAAGGATGAAATTGGGAGTCCTGCGGTGACGTGgcagcttccccccaccccgtacGACTCCCAAGCCCTTGCAcggggctgggtgtgggggggtgaccCTGGCGGGACTGGAcatggcggtggcggggggggcgaCAGCGGGCcaggcgtgggacaaacctcctcACCTTGTTCTGCCCACCTCGCCATTGCCGTCTCACCCCAACCGGCCAGCGGTGAGCCCCGggggccctgcaggaggctggaggggatGTTGGGGACAGCAGCGTGGCgtgacggggcggggggggaatgggACGACACACGCACCTGGGGAGGGCCACCGGCACCACCCGCTGCTGAgcttccacctccctcccagccacAAGGTCCTGGACACCGGAGGGGCAGGGGCGGCGGATGCTCTCAGAGAACACTGCggtgggtggggatgggggggtccccatcctgccccccccgccccgccccattcaccctccttccttcccccctcccgccccccctcaACCCCCACAGATCCCAGGGAGAAAGATGGAAAACCTGCCCGTCGCGGACAACAAGCCGGCTGACACAGAAGCCTGTATAAAGGAGATGCAGaagtgagacccccccccccccccgccccccaccaacCCCCAggcatccctgtccccccacccccacccccagcaaaggCCCTGCAAGCGCTGGGGaacccccccctcccacccggggggggggcatCGCCAGCCCAGCTCAAAGCGTATCTAAGTTGGCATCACCTCAGGGCACGCGCAGGGCCCAGCCGTGGGgttttaaatgcatcttttaaTGGTGCATaacccccccacgcaccccccccccacccccggcacagTAAATCCAATTCCTGTCGGAAAGCTGTGACCcgggggacagggcggggggaggggtgacggggggggggagagggaaatgtCTCCTCATTGCCACCCGTGGAGCTGGGGGTAGCGTGTGcgtgtggggacggggacagcccagggcaggggcgcgcgggcccccccaccccccccgggctgGCAGAGATGATTATTGCTGGTAtggcaaggggggggggggctgggaagggctgtgggggCGGACGACACCTGTTTTTTGGTGAGGGAGAGCCTCTTGCTAAACTAACCCTGAGCAGATCTGGCCCTGGGACCGTGACACCCCCGGGGCCTgaggtaccggggtgggggggagaggagacagctgcccccccgccccccgggcagggatggcttccccccccccgccccccaccctcGGTACGTCCCGTAGCACCAATCCTgtccccccagccatgggggcTTCCCCGAGGGTGACGGAGGTGGGGGGGACGATGACACCGTTGACCCACCCCATATAGAAAATGGCTTCGGAAGTGCTGCGTCTGGGGAGGGGACAGTCACTCTGTGCTTGGAGTAACCCCCCCGCTCCAGtgcatccccccccgccccccaacaaCGCTGCCAGAGGGGGACCCAGGTGAGCGGGCCATGCCCACAGCTGGGATGTGCTGCCGGTGCCTGTGGCCCGCAGcggtggagggcgggggggggggggctgtgatcccccccccgccccagccatGATCCAtaggtgggtgctgggggtgcccccaCCCCGGCACTGTCACGTCAGCAGCTTCCTCCGGCGGTTCTTGACAGGGCGCCCAGGCCACCGAGCCACAGCCAGGTCCGCCtgggagccgggggagggggtgggagaggcGGTGGAGGGGGGGCAGATtatggggcaggtggggggacaCGACAGTCTCCCTTCccatctccccccgccccatcccacccccctcctcgctctccctgtccccacttacagcggggccggccccggggctggtGCTGAGCCCCCTCCGCTGCGGAGTCTCCAGGCGGGCGCTGGGCCGGGGGGTGCTGCAAGGACCAGGGGGTCAGGtcttgggggcaggggggggacggAATGTggcagggctccccccaccccacatcccccctgcGCTCACCTGGCctttctcctccagccccggCAGGACGGGCGCAGGTGCAGGGAGTTCCCCTGTGCGAGGAGGGCGTCAGCATGGGGGTTCCCAGTAcccccagtgtctcccagtgcacCCAGCGCCTCCCTACAGCTCCCAGCCCTGGGTTCACCCTAACACCtactcccagtgccctcccagctgccctccccagcGCCCCTCAATGTCCCCGCTGGGTCCCAGTatctctctgctgctcccccaTGATATGCCCCATCCCAGCACATGCTCCCAGCGtcccccagtacctcccagtaGCAGACAACGTCCGCCAGTATGCCCACAACAGCACCCAAAGGTCGTACCCAGCGCCTCCCAGTATGTCCCCACCGGTGCCCTGTGGATCCTTATATCCAACCCAAGGGCTCCCAGTAGCATCCCCCCGCACAGGATCCAACGTTCCCCAGTAgctcccagtagctcccagtaCCTTGATCTCCTCCACTCTGAGCTGCTGCTCAGCGGCCAGGATGTTCCCATTGCAGCGCCAGGCAGggtggggagccgggggggctgcggggggaagcCCCTTCCCACCCTTGTCCCCCACCTGCCCGTTGAAGTGCCGCCGagtgctccagcccccccggccaGCCCCACGCCGGGGGGTCTTGCTGCTGGGGGGCCCACAAAGGGACGGCGTCTCCCTGTCGAGCCCCTCGGCCCACCGGCGGCCCCGTTTGCGGGGGAGCCGTGAGGTGGggcacccccgggcacccccacTGGCTCTGGGGCTGCCCGGCTCGGCCGGATGGGGCTCAGGGAGCTCTAAGGCACTTGGGGTGCCCtcggggggggcaggaggtgcaggggggctgggggagcctcCAGCACTGGGACCCAACAGTGTCGCCGACTTCTCAGGGGAGCCGAACCTGGGGCCCAgctgccgggcgggggggggcagcgagagtcagcaccccccccccacaccatATCCCTCCTTGTCCCATACAACCCCCATACCctccccccggcccagcccagccctggatCCTCCCTGCAGCCCGTGTTCACCTTCCATGTTTCCCCATCACTCCTGCGGCACACCGACACCCCCCCTGCAACCCCCGCCAAGCCCCCCCAAAGCCCGCCATTCCCCTAACACCCCCAGGCTCCGCACGCTCCCCAAGTCCCCACGTTTTCCCCCTCCGACAACCCTacgccccccccccatcctttcccatgccctcccctgcccttcgCAAACCACTGCCCAGCAcctcctggccctgccacccccacatgttcgtccccccccccaaccccccggaAAGTCCCAGggcccctccagccctccctgcccctcgcgcccccacccctgcagcccaccTGCAGGCTCTGGAGCAGGCTAGCCAGGGGGCCAGCGGTGCCGAGGGGGGAGCCCGGACTTAGGGACAGTCCCAGGGGGGGCAGCAGTGGCTGGTTCTGGAGGAGGGGGCTCAGCGCCGGTACGTTGCCTGGGGTGGGGGACAAGGGAGAAGCAGAATGCTTCCAGGGGCACCCCCTGGCACGCAGCAcgcccccggtgcccccccccccaccccccgccatggAACCAAGCACCCCTCCGCCAACGCCTGGGGGTGTCCCCGAGGTGCCACTCACCCAGCAGCGTGGCACTGAGCAGGGCGGGCGCCAGCAGGTTGAGAGGCTCCAGAGCGCtggtggggctggcgggggcccgGCCCTCCTCGCCCGGGGGCTCAGTAGTCGCGGGGAGGGCGCCGCTCGAGGTAGGTGCCACAGAGGGGCTGGCAAGGCTGGACTGCTGGCGAGAAGGGCAAGTTGGGGGCGCCCCCAAGACACGAGGCAGAGCCACGCACGCACCCGCCCCCCCACCAAGGGTGTCCTTGTCCTTCTCCCACGCCCCGGGGACGAgcgccctcctccctccccggggacagAGAAATACCCCCACCTTCCTCCCAAGGGGGAGCCGCTCCTCCCCTACCCCAATCCCTTCCACGTTCTCCTCCCCGGGGGCAaatgccctcccctccctccctccctgcccgccaTCCCGGTGACAAACACCCCTCCTGCCAGCGCCTCGGGGACCACGTCCCCCCTGCTGCTGCGCTGCTGGCaaattccttcctcttccccaggcttAAATACACACCTGAGATCATGCACCTGCGggggcaaccccccccccccaatcccccccctccaaatcctcccccaatcccccccccaatccccccccgcCAGGTACCATTACCCATTCCCCTGaagagaggaaacagcttcaCCCATCGCCCCCCGCCCTTAGCAAGGGGGAAACTCCCCCTTCATCACCCTCCTCCTTCCAAGGCACAGataccacccccccacacacacctccctgGGGCAACCCCCCTGTTCCCAGGGGCTTCCCTcaccgggggggcggcgggggcaggcTCGGGGGGGCCCAACCCGGCAGCCAGCAGTGCAGGGTGGAGGGCGAGGGAGGCGGGCAGCGCGGAGAAGAACGGGGCTCGGTTGGGCAGCGCCGGGCAGCCCTCGGGGCTCCTCTGGCgaggggtgggggacaggggcagcagggcagagagcagcGTCCCCGGCGAGGGCAGCAGGTCCAGGGCGGGCAGGGAGACGCcgaggggcagcgggagcagagAGGCCgccagcagggagggcaggctgggccCCTCGGGGTCTCCCCCGCAGGCTGGGGGGTGCTGGCCCAGGGCTAGCGAGAAGGGCAGGGTGGCCAGGAGGAGGCCCGGTGGCAGGGAGCCCCCCAGTGCCAGCGCCTGCTCCTGCCCCGCCAAGGCTACGGGTTTGGTCGCAGGGGGCAGCGGGCAGCCcggcacccccccagcacccccctcccgATTACTGCCAGCCCCTGGGGCCACAGCGCCTTTGGGGACACCTGGAGAagctgcagcacctgcaggggagagggcagagcacgGGGCTGCCACGGCCACGTCCGCAGCAGGCCTACAGACGCAAACCACCCCCATCCTGCCAGACCCACGCATCCCACCGGAACGATCCCGCAGCCGGGTCCCACCACATCCCACGCGAACCACAGCCACGTCCCACCGGGTCCCACCACATACCGGCGAGATCCAGGATCGCATCCTACCAGGTCCCACCACCCGCAGCACGGACCCACGGCCACCTCCCACTGCGTCCCACCGCCTCCCGGCCCAGCCCCACGGATGCAGGGGGCTCTCTCGGGGCAGGAACCTCCCCAGCACCgctgctgcagccaccccagGGTGGGGTCcgtcccccctgctccccaccagctgCCTGGCCCTACGGGCACTGCCCCACGTACCTGGGCCACCGGTCGGGCCAGAGGCTTTTGACCGCGGGGAGGTCCCTGAGGTGGGTTCGGAAGATGCTGCCAGCTGCCCGAAGAGACCCAGGAGCTGCCCGCTGACGTCCCGGCCAGGGGGCAGGAGCCCAGTGCCAGGGCAGGGCGAGCCGTTGGTGGCAGGCAGGGGGCCCAGTGGAAGGTTGGACCCCCCTGGACCCCCTTCCCCGGGGTAGCCCTGAGCACCCAGCAGGCTCAGCAGGGCTACCAGAGGCTGCCCGATCACCGCGGGGGGCGTCCCTTTGGGTTCAGGGGGCACCCTGGAAGCTGCCGGCTCTGGGGGGTCGGGGCGCCATCGggcccccctgcccggggcgcACTCAGCCAGGAGAGAGAGCAACgtggcgggggggagcgggcaggggggtAAAGTGCTGGGGGCGggcgtggggtgggggctgcccagctgggccTCGGCGGCCGAGctcagcaggctgctggcagggaagggggggcttGTTGGTGGCAGCCCCAAAAAGCCTCCGCCCTCGGGGACAGCGTCTAAGGGCACTGGTGGGTtattgctgctggggctggttaAGGCATCGCTGACTGGAGAATCCACCTCGCCCACCTGGGGGGCACTGGTGGTGGCTGACAGGGACGGCCCCGGCCCTTCTCCAGTGGCCCCCTGCGATGGGCCTGCCCAGTTGCTAGTCCTGCCCGGGGGGCACTGGCTCTGGGCCACGGGGGATCTGGGGGGAGTGGCTGCATCCGGCGGGGGCAAGGGGAGGCCAAAGCAGGGGCTAGTAGGTGAGCAGGCGTCAGGGGTGCCGGCGGCCCCAGGGACGATGCCATGGGGCTGCAGGAAGGGCGAGGCGACGAGCCAGGTCCCCGTGGGGGTAGATGTGGCCTCCGGGGTCTTCGTCCCCAAGGGGACCCTGGGGAAGCTGCCGAGAGCGCCGGGCaggggggtgccggtgctggggacAGTGGGCGGGTGCCCCTCTGCTGAGAGCAGCGGGGTCAGGCCGGGACCTGCAGGGAACCACGGGGGTCAGGCAGGCACCAGCAGGGCCTGGGCACCCCATCCGTAAACTGGGATGGATTGGGAAGGCGGGGGGGACGGGAAAGATGGCAGGGGGGACAGGATGCGGACAGAGGCAACGGGGGAGCCCTGGGAACTGCGGGGAAAGCAGGAGGGCACCGAGGGGACTGGGGTGGGTGGCGAGAACCCAGGACGTACAAGGGAGACAGGAAGGGTCTGGGACCGGCGAGGCACGACCGGGTGGTGACGGGGACAAGGACGGGACACCAGCGGGGACTCGGGGGAGGACGGGCCAGGAACTAGCGCGGATCCTGGTACCTGTGCCTGGGCGGCAGAGGCCTGGGGGGCCCTCCATGCTGCGGTAGAGCGTGGCCATGGCTGCTGTTTTCCGGCGGTGGTTGCAGAGTTTGGTCATGTCCTGCTGGCCCTGGGCTCCAGGGGCCCCTCGCCCGGCCACCGCTGCCCCCGGGTCGAagttaaatacctgcagggacgGGAGCAGGCTGAAAGCGGCGACCAGCCCCCCTGCAGGGGACCCCCAGATCTCACTCCCCCTTCCCGCAGCCAGGGCCATCCTtcgcagccccccccaccccccgccatgtCCAGGGGGTGCCCCGGcgcagccctcccccccccccccccaccccgccccagaCCTTGTGCATGTCGAGGGGACACTCGAGGCCACACTTGCAGGTCCCGTCGGCCAGGAGGTAGGCGCAGGTCTGCTCCAGTGAGGTCAGCGCCgcgccgctggggctggggggggggggggcacagggggtgaggggggggctggggagaggggttAGGGggtgggatggcgggggggggggcctgctCCTACCTGATGTAGCAGACAGAGCCCTCCTCCACCTTGCGCTGCCAGCCCACGGGCACGGGCCCGGCCGACGGGGATGCGGGTCGGTCTGTCCTGGTGCCACCATCGCCGCTGCTCATTGTGGCCCCACGTCGCACTGACACCTGCGGCGGGCACTGccgggggggttgtggggggggtgggggggtgtcacaccgAGAAcgtggcgggggggtggcgggaaGCAAACAGGACAACAGGACACAGCAGGACCGGGGGTGCCAGGGCACtgggtggggggggcagagccATAAGGCAGCAGCAGGGGTCCTCAGGGGGTGCCCAGGGATATGGAGCGggactggggagagcagctgcccccccccccccgccctgttaATCCCGGTGTTTGGGTCGGGAAGGGACAACAGTGACCTACAAACCGCCGTCGAGGAACCACAGTGAAAAGGCCAACAGCTGCCGCGGGGCCTAATCccgctggaggggggggggcccgAGGGGACCGGAGCCGGGGTGGGGGAGCACCTCTCACCTGCTTATCCCTGCGAGCATCTCGGCGTCGAGCCcacgggcggggggcggcggtgcccggcgctgccccggagCTGCAGGGCAGAGAGGCTCAGCCTGAACTTGGGGGaagccgggggctggggggggggggccagcaCCCGGGCAGGGCCCCacagccgggggcgggggggcgcagAACCCAGGCAGGACCCCACAGCcatgccgggggtgggggggcagcacccaggcagggccccacaggccgggggctggggggggcagcagcACCCGGACAGGGCCCCGCagctgggagggggggagggggggcgggcagcagcacccaggcagggcCCCGCAGGCGGGCTcctgtcgttccccccccccgccccggtcccccaGGCGGTGACACGCAGGTGACCCTCCCCATCGCCCCCGCCCCAGGGGAGGGTAACGAGGGGGCGGTGGGGTCaccgtgtcgtcgtccccccccctcccccgaacACCGGAGGGGGGATGGACACAGGCcaagccccccacagccccccaccgAGGTGGGGGGTCACCCCCCCACCGCCGCTGCGGGGGGAGGGGAGTGagaatggcggggggggggggcgtgacATGCGTGTGTGTCCTCagccggcgggggaggggggaacagggcgccccggccccgcacccacCTGCGGTCATGGCGGCGGCACCGGGCACCGGGTCCCCGCTTCGGCCCCGCCAGGAAGAGGCGGGACAgcgcgcgcgcggcggcggcggcggcggggcggggggaggaggtggggggggggggcgatccCGGCGTGCCTCACGGGGGAAGGGGGGCACCGGGTatggcccccccaccccggcgccTCACCGGGGCGACGCCGCCCGTGTCCTGGGAAACGCCGGGGCTGTGATGGGGCCGAGGCCGGGGCCGCACCGcgccccggggctggaggaggctgcgGCCGCACGGCCCGGCCCTCCCCCGCCGCGGCGCTGCGGGCCCTTTAAGGCGGGGCGGGGCCGGTTTCCAACCATTGCATCATCCCCCCGCGTGACTCACCCCCACCGGgaccgctccccccctccccgcctctccTCCGCCCGCTCCGATTGGCTGGCACCGCCCCGCGCGTCACGGCGCGGCGGGCGCCGGTTGGCTGCGGCCGGCACGAGCGTTGCGTCAGGCGCGTGAACCTTAAAaagggggcgcgggcggcggcggcgcggcgggagcggaGCAGCGCGAGGACGATGCGGGCGACGATGAGCGGGGGGCAGCGCtcgggccggggccgcggggagccggggccgcccAGGAAGGTGCGGGGGGAGAACCGCCTCTGGGGCCttgccggggggaggagggacggAAGGACCTcgggggatgctgtggggggaggggggttgctGCCGGGGGCCGGGCTCCGGAGGGAGGGGGGAC
The window above is part of the Chroicocephalus ridibundus chromosome 24, bChrRid1.1, whole genome shotgun sequence genome. Proteins encoded here:
- the MBD6 gene encoding methyl-CpG-binding domain protein 6 isoform X1, which produces MSSGDGGTRTDRPASPSAGPVPVGWQRKVEEGSVCYISPSGAALTSLEQTCAYLLADGTCKCGLECPLDMHKVFNFDPGAAVAGRGAPGAQGQQDMTKLCNHRRKTAAMATLYRSMEGPPGLCRPGTGPGLTPLLSAEGHPPTVPSTGTPLPGALGSFPRVPLGTKTPEATSTPTGTWLVASPFLQPHGIVPGAAGTPDACSPTSPCFGLPLPPPDAATPPRSPVAQSQCPPGRTSNWAGPSQGATGEGPGPSLSATTSAPQVGEVDSPVSDALTSPSSNNPPVPLDAVPEGGGFLGLPPTSPPFPASSLLSSAAEAQLGSPHPTPAPSTLPPCPLPPATLLSLLAECAPGRGARWRPDPPEPAASRVPPEPKGTPPAVIGQPLVALLSLLGAQGYPGEGGPGGSNLPLGPLPATNGSPCPGTGLLPPGRDVSGQLLGLFGQLAASSEPTSGTSPRSKASGPTGGPGAAASPGVPKGAVAPGAGSNREGGAGGVPGCPLPPATKPVALAGQEQALALGGSLPPGLLLATLPFSLALGQHPPACGGDPEGPSLPSLLAASLLPLPLGVSLPALDLLPSPGTLLSALLPLSPTPRQRSPEGCPALPNRAPFFSALPASLALHPALLAAGLGPPEPAPAAPPQSSLASPSVAPTSSGALPATTEPPGEEGRAPASPTSALEPLNLLAPALLSATLLGNVPALSPLLQNQPLLPPLGLSLSPGSPLGTAGPLASLLQSLQLGPRFGSPEKSATLLGPSAGGSPSPPAPPAPPEGTPSALELPEPHPAEPGSPRASGGARGCPTSRLPRKRGRRWAEGLDRETPSLCGPPSSKTPRRGAGRGGWSTRRHFNGQVGDKGGKGLPPAAPPAPHPAWRCNGNILAAEQQLRVEEIKHPPAQRPPGDSAAEGAQHQPRGRPRCGPGCGSVAWAPCQEPPEEAADVTVPGWGHPQHPPMDHGWGGGGITAPPPPPSTAAGHRHRQHIPAVGMARSPGSPSGSVVGGRGGMHWSGGVTPSTE
- the MBD6 gene encoding methyl-CpG-binding domain protein 6 isoform X3 encodes the protein MSSGDGGTRTDRPASPSAGPVPVGWQRKVEEGSVCYISPSGAALTSLEQTCAYLLADGTCKCGLECPLDMHKVFNFDPGAAVAGRGAPGAQGQQDMTKLCNHRRKTAAMATLYRSMEGPPGLCRPGTGPGLTPLLSAEGHPPTVPSTGTPLPGALGSFPRVPLGTKTPEATSTPTGTWLVASPFLQPHGIVPGAAGTPDACSPTSPCFGLPLPPPDAATPPRSPVAQSQCPPGRTSNWAGPSQGATGEGPGPSLSATTSAPQVGEVDSPVSDALTSPSSNNPPVPLDAVPEGGGFLGLPPTSPPFPASSLLSSAAEAQLGSPHPTPAPSTLPPCPLPPATLLSLLAECAPGRGARWRPDPPEPAASRVPPEPKGTPPAVIGQPLVALLSLLGAQGYPGEGGPGGSNLPLGPLPATNGSPCPGTGLLPPGRDVSGQLLGLFGQLAASSEPTSGTSPRSKASGPTGGPGAAASPGVPKGAVAPGAGSNREGGAGGVPGCPLPPATKPVALAGQEQALALGGSLPPGLLLATLPFSLALGQHPPACGGDPEGPSLPSLLAASLLPLPLGVSLPALDLLPSPGTLLSALLPLSPTPRQRSPEGCPALPNRAPFFSALPASLALHPALLAAGLGPPEPAPAAPPQSSLASPSVAPTSSGALPATTEPPGEEGRAPASPTSALEPLNLLAPALLSATLLGNVPALSPLLQNQPLLPPLGLSLSPGSPLGTAGPLASLLQSLQLGPRFGSPEKSATLLGPSAGGSPSPPAPPAPPEGTPSALELPEPHPAEPGSPRASGGARGCPTSRLPRKRGRRWAEGLDRETPSLCGPPSSKTPRRGAGRGGWSTRRHFNGQVGDKGGKGLPPAAPPAPHPAWRCNGNILAAEQQLRVEEIKGNSLHLRPSCRGWRRKASTPRPSARLETPQRRGLSTSPGAGPAADLAVARWPGRPVKNRRRKLLT
- the MBD6 gene encoding methyl-CpG-binding domain protein 6 isoform X2: MSSGDGGTRTDRPASPSAGPVPVGWQRKVEEGSVCYISPSGAALTSLEQTCAYLLADGTCKCGLECPLDMHKVFNFDPGAAVAGRGAPGAQGQQDMTKLCNHRRKTAAMATLYRSMEGPPGLCRPGTGPGLTPLLSAEGHPPTVPSTGTPLPGALGSFPRVPLGTKTPEATSTPTGTWLVASPFLQPHGIVPGAAGTPDACSPTSPCFGLPLPPPDAATPPRSPVAQSQCPPGRTSNWAGPSQGATGEGPGPSLSATTSAPQVGEVDSPVSDALTSPSSNNPPVPLDAVPEGGGFLGLPPTSPPFPASSLLSSAAEAQLGSPHPTPAPSTLPPCPLPPATLLSLLAECAPGRGARWRPDPPEPAASRVPPEPKGTPPAVIGQPLVALLSLLGAQGYPGEGGPGGSNLPLGPLPATNGSPCPGTGLLPPGRDVSGQLLGLFGQLAASSEPTSGTSPRSKASGPTGGPGAAASPGVPKGAVAPGAGSNREGGAGGVPGCPLPPATKPVALAGQEQALALGGSLPPGLLLATLPFSLALGQHPPACGGDPEGPSLPSLLAASLLPLPLGVSLPALDLLPSPGTLLSALLPLSPTPRQRSPEGCPALPNRAPFFSALPASLALHPALLAAGLGPPEPAPAAPPSSLASPSVAPTSSGALPATTEPPGEEGRAPASPTSALEPLNLLAPALLSATLLGNVPALSPLLQNQPLLPPLGLSLSPGSPLGTAGPLASLLQSLQLGPRFGSPEKSATLLGPSAGGSPSPPAPPAPPEGTPSALELPEPHPAEPGSPRASGGARGCPTSRLPRKRGRRWAEGLDRETPSLCGPPSSKTPRRGAGRGGWSTRRHFNGQVGDKGGKGLPPAAPPAPHPAWRCNGNILAAEQQLRVEEIKHPPAQRPPGDSAAEGAQHQPRGRPRCGPGCGSVAWAPCQEPPEEAADVTVPGWGHPQHPPMDHGWGGGGITAPPPPPSTAAGHRHRQHIPAVGMARSPGSPSGSVVGGRGGMHWSGGVTPSTE